One genomic window of Paramormyrops kingsleyae isolate MSU_618 chromosome 20, PKINGS_0.4, whole genome shotgun sequence includes the following:
- the LOC111853784 gene encoding cystatin-2 isoform X1 has translation MIAVLILAAMMLSLPGPVSSEAVSPSSPEVLRASAYAIGVQNQMNGYPYAFKVTAIQSANAQLYPPARVKYWLRVQAGQTVCKNKPDIEPADCALRSSPDAKTMTCDFVVLMVPYSHVPSHLLENRSWDSCSKELLVIQGGRLLLRSSLA, from the exons ATGATAGCAGTCCTGATTCTAGCAGCCATGATGCTCTCCCTGCCGGGACCTGTGAGCTCCGAAGCCGTCAGTCCCAGCAGCCCAGAAGTTCTCAGAGCCTCAGCCTATGCCATCGGTGTTCAAAACCAGATGAATGGGTACCCTTATGCCTTCAAAGTCACGGCCATCCAGTCTGCCAATGCCCAA CTTTATCCGCCTGCACGAGTGAAATACTGGCTGAGGGTGCAAGCTGGCCAGACGGTTTGTAAAAACAAGCCGGACATCGAGCCGGCAGACTGCGCACTGCGGAGTTCTCCAGATGCCAAG ACGATGACCTGTGATTTCGTGGTGCTCATGGTCCCGTACTCCCATGTACCGAGCCACCTGCTGGAGAATCGAT CCTGGGATAGCTGCTCTAAGGAGCTGTTGGTGATTCAGGGTGGCAGGTTGCTCCTGCGGTCCTCCCTAGCATAG
- the LOC111853784 gene encoding cystatin-2 isoform X2, whose translation MIAVLILAAMMLSLPGPVSSEAVSPSSPEVLRASAYAIGVQNQMNGYPYAFKVTAIQSANAQLYPPARVKYWLRVQAGQTVCKNKPDIEPADCALRSSPDAKTMTCDFVVLMVPYSHVPSHLLENRCSATV comes from the exons ATGATAGCAGTCCTGATTCTAGCAGCCATGATGCTCTCCCTGCCGGGACCTGTGAGCTCCGAAGCCGTCAGTCCCAGCAGCCCAGAAGTTCTCAGAGCCTCAGCCTATGCCATCGGTGTTCAAAACCAGATGAATGGGTACCCTTATGCCTTCAAAGTCACGGCCATCCAGTCTGCCAATGCCCAA CTTTATCCGCCTGCACGAGTGAAATACTGGCTGAGGGTGCAAGCTGGCCAGACGGTTTGTAAAAACAAGCCGGACATCGAGCCGGCAGACTGCGCACTGCGGAGTTCTCCAGATGCCAAG ACGATGACCTGTGATTTCGTGGTGCTCATGGTCCCGTACTCCCATGTACCGAGCCACCTGCTGGAGAATCGATGTAGTGCAACTGTCTGA
- the LOC111853776 gene encoding glycine N-acyltransferase-like protein 3 isoform X1: MRLSTQISWTWRQRNLELAENSLRELFPESLKVYGYLFNINRRKPHNMVVISDAWPDFNVIICKQKQQHSQDREGDFNIYSIYSRDRESLQKLLSSNGVIDWSTFTLLGGVDINHIDVVKELCAYHNIPSKTEGIMFVLMLEDLSHLKEPESTKGYQIGPLSVEHADLVNSTWKYGGNQNSYNSVRNYISNYPSWGVMDGSGRPVSWVLLYHHSALGLLYTLPEHRCKGYAKMLISIMAKQLYEMGYPVYCFVEEDNEVSYRLFTSLGFRHKPDYRAVWFQLNERVD; this comes from the exons ATGCGCTTATCAACCCAGATATCATGGACATGGCGACAGAGAA ACCTGGAGCTGGCTGAGAATTCGCTCAGAGAGTTATTTCCTGAGTCACTCAAG GTGTATGGCTACTTGTTCAACATCAACAGAAGAAAACCTCATAATATGGTGGTAATTTCAGATGCCTGGCCAGACTTTAATGTTATTATCTGCAAGCAAAAGCAGCAG CATTCTCAGGACCGAGAGGGGGATTTCAACATCTACAGCATCTACTCACGTGACAGAGAAAGTTTACAGAAACTGCTCAGTAGCAATGGTGTTATAGACTGGAGTACATTTACTTTACtgggag GTGTTGACATCAACCACATAGATGTGGTGAAAGAACTCTGTGCTTACCACAATATTCCATCAAAAACAGAGGGAATAATGTTTGTGTTGATGTTGGAGGACCTCAGTCATCTCAAAGAGCCTGAAAG TACCAAAGGATACCAGATCGGCCCGCTGAGCGTGGAGCACGCTGACCTGGTGAACAGCACTTGGAAGTACGGCGGGAACCAGAACAGCTACAACTCTGTGAGGAACTACATCTCAAACTACCCCAGCTGGGGCGTGATGGACGGTAGTGGCAGGCCGGTCTCTTGGGTCTTACTATATCACCACAGTGCCCTGGGACTCTTGTACACGCTGCCTGAGCACAGGTGTAAAGGCTATGCTAAGATGCTAATTTCTATAATGGCTAAGCAGCTCTATGAGATGGGGTACCCTGTGTACTGCTTTGTTGAGGAGGATAATGAAGTTTCCTATCGGTTATTCACATCTCTGGGCTTCCGGCACAAACCGGATTACCGTGCAGTGTGGTTCCAGCTTAATGAACGCGTGGACTGA
- the LOC111853776 gene encoding glycine N-acyltransferase-like protein 3 isoform X2, with amino-acid sequence MVVISDAWPDFNVIICKQKQQHSQDREGDFNIYSIYSRDRESLQKLLSSNGVIDWSTFTLLGGVDINHIDVVKELCAYHNIPSKTEGIMFVLMLEDLSHLKEPESTKGYQIGPLSVEHADLVNSTWKYGGNQNSYNSVRNYISNYPSWGVMDGSGRPVSWVLLYHHSALGLLYTLPEHRCKGYAKMLISIMAKQLYEMGYPVYCFVEEDNEVSYRLFTSLGFRHKPDYRAVWFQLNERVD; translated from the exons ATGGTGGTAATTTCAGATGCCTGGCCAGACTTTAATGTTATTATCTGCAAGCAAAAGCAGCAG CATTCTCAGGACCGAGAGGGGGATTTCAACATCTACAGCATCTACTCACGTGACAGAGAAAGTTTACAGAAACTGCTCAGTAGCAATGGTGTTATAGACTGGAGTACATTTACTTTACtgggag GTGTTGACATCAACCACATAGATGTGGTGAAAGAACTCTGTGCTTACCACAATATTCCATCAAAAACAGAGGGAATAATGTTTGTGTTGATGTTGGAGGACCTCAGTCATCTCAAAGAGCCTGAAAG TACCAAAGGATACCAGATCGGCCCGCTGAGCGTGGAGCACGCTGACCTGGTGAACAGCACTTGGAAGTACGGCGGGAACCAGAACAGCTACAACTCTGTGAGGAACTACATCTCAAACTACCCCAGCTGGGGCGTGATGGACGGTAGTGGCAGGCCGGTCTCTTGGGTCTTACTATATCACCACAGTGCCCTGGGACTCTTGTACACGCTGCCTGAGCACAGGTGTAAAGGCTATGCTAAGATGCTAATTTCTATAATGGCTAAGCAGCTCTATGAGATGGGGTACCCTGTGTACTGCTTTGTTGAGGAGGATAATGAAGTTTCCTATCGGTTATTCACATCTCTGGGCTTCCGGCACAAACCGGATTACCGTGCAGTGTGGTTCCAGCTTAATGAACGCGTGGACTGA
- the rbbp9 gene encoding serine hydrolase RBBP9 → MKPSKAVIVPGNGAGSVEHCNWYGWAKKQIDKIAGMSCLLRNMPDPVTARESIWLPFMEKELQCDEKTIIIGHSSGAAAAMRYAEVHKVYAIVLVGAYTSDLGDENEKESGYFSRPWQWDRIRSNCGHIVQFGSMDDPFLPWSEQQQVTESLQAQLYEYTDRGHFQNTQFPELVRVVREMAESG, encoded by the exons ATGAAACCTAGTAAAGCTGTCATCGTTCCCGGCAACGGAGCTGGAAGCGTAGAGCACTGTAACTGGTATGGATGGGCCAAAAAACAGATAGATAAG ATTGCAGGTATGAGCTGTCTGCTCAGAAACATGCCAGACCCTG TGACAGCCAGAGAGAGCATCTGGCTGCCGTTTATGGAGAAAGAGCTGCAATGCGATGAAAAGACAATAATCATTGGCCACAGTTCAGGGGCTGCAGCTGCGATGAG GTATGCAGAAGTGCACAAGGTGTACGCGATTGTGCTGGTAGGCGCTTATACCTCCGACCTGGgtgatgaaaatgaaaaagagaGTG GGTATTTCAGTCGGCCGTGGCAGTGGGACAGGATCCGGAGTAACTGTGGGCACATCGTTCAGTTTGGCTCCATGGATGACCCCTTCCTGCCATGGAGTGAGCAGCAGCAGGTGACTGAGAGTCTGCAGGCGCAGCTGTACGAGTACACGGACCGTGGGCACTTCCAGAACACGCAGTTCCCGGAGCTGGTCCGTGTCGTGCGGGAGATGGCGGAGAGCGGCTGA
- the polr3f gene encoding DNA-directed RNA polymerase III subunit RPC6, with translation MAEVKVKQESTDPVDIENRIKELCSQFPHGITDQVIQNDMPHVEAQQRAMAINRLLSVGQLDLLRNSNGLLYRLKDAQTASKMKGSDNQEKLVYQIIEDAGNKGIWSRDIRYKSNLPLTEINKILKNLESKKLIKAVKSVAASKKKVYMLYNLQPDRSVTGGAWYSDQDFESEFVEVLNQQCFKFLQSKAEAARDSKQSPVVQRNSSFATSHEVWKYICELGISKVELSMEDIETILNTLIYDGKVEMTIIVAKEGTVGSVDGQIKLYRGVNCIIQATGLVKTPCGLCPVFADCHEGGEISPSNCIYMTEWLDF, from the exons atggccgAAGTTAAAGTAAAACAAGAATCTACAGATCCTGTGGACATCGAAAACAG GATAAAGGAGCTTTGCAGCCAGTTTCCTCATGGAATAACCGACCAGGTCATACAGAATGACATGCCTCACGTAGAGGCTCAGCAGAGGGCCATGGCCATCAACAGACTGCTCTCTGTG GGTCAGCTGGACCTGCTTAGGAACAGCAATGGACTTCTGTATAGGTTAAAAGATGCTCAGACAGCAAG TAAAATGAAGGGATCTGACAACCAAGAGAAGTTAGTTTATCAAATCATAGAGGATGCAGGAAACAAAG GAATCTGGAGCAGAGATATCCGCTATAAAAGTAACCTCCCTCTGACAGAGATTAACAAAATCCTGAAGAACCTGGAGAGTAAGAAGCTTATCAAAGCTGTGAAATCTGTGGCT GCTTCTAAGAAAAAGGTGTACATGCTGTATAACCTTCAGCCGGACCGCTCAGTTACTGGCGGAGCCTGGTACAGTGACCAGGATTTTGAATCTGAGTTTGTGGAGGTCTTGAACCAGCAGTGCTTCAAATTTTTGCAGAGCAAG GCGGAGGCAGCGCGGGACAGCAAGCAGAGCCCTGTGGTGCAGAGGAACAGCTCCTTTGCCACATCCCACGAGGTGTGGAAGTACATCTGCGAGCTGGGCATCAGTAAG GTGGAGCTGTCCATGGAGGACATAGAGACCATCCTGAACACACTGATCTATGACGGGAAGGTGGAAATGACCATCATTGTGGCCAAGGAAGGGACAGTGGGCAGCGTGGATGGCCAGATTAAGCTCTACAGAGGAGTCAACTGCATCATTCAGGCAACAGGCCTGGTGAAAACACCCTGTGGCCTTTGTCCC GTGTTTGCTGACTGCCACGAGGGAGGTGAAATCTCACCGTCTAATTGCATCTACATGACCGAGTGGCTGGACTTCTAG